The Streptomyces sp. NBC_00691 genome has a segment encoding these proteins:
- a CDS encoding ABC transporter substrate-binding protein — MPIARAAITTTARRAVVRLGAVALTGALLAACGGASDDTSTDGAGGEVTITVDLFGSFGYKEAGLYAEYEKLHPGVTIKQTDTEDEADYWKSLQTRLAGGAGLADVQGIEVGRIASVTQQQADRFEDLRKYGADSLKDQFAPAKWAAAGGKGGEVLGLGTDVGPEAMCYRTDLFKQAGLPTDRAELAQKWSTWDGYLALGKQYKAKAPGKSSWIDSTGSLYSIIIGQEKERYYDASGKLIWEQNPALRNAWDHAVKAAQDGLTAKLDQWSPQWNQAFAGGSFATIPCPAWMLGYIKGQAGEAGKGKWDVAKLPGGAGNWGGSYLSVPKAAKHKKEAYELVKWLTAPEQQTKLFQKQGNFPSATGAIEKVAGAKDPFFSDAPIGQIFGDAAKAAPVQVLGVHDQNITTQITNALSEVERKGTSPEQAWSNAKKGVENTIG; from the coding sequence ATGCCCATCGCCCGAGCCGCCATCACGACCACCGCCAGGAGAGCCGTCGTCCGCCTGGGGGCGGTCGCGCTCACCGGGGCCCTGCTCGCCGCCTGCGGAGGCGCGTCGGACGACACCTCCACCGATGGCGCGGGAGGCGAGGTCACGATCACCGTCGACCTGTTCGGCTCCTTCGGGTACAAGGAGGCCGGGCTCTACGCCGAGTACGAGAAGCTCCACCCCGGTGTCACCATCAAGCAGACGGACACCGAGGACGAGGCCGACTACTGGAAGTCCCTCCAGACCCGCCTCGCCGGCGGTGCCGGCCTGGCCGACGTGCAGGGCATAGAGGTGGGCCGGATCGCCTCCGTCACCCAGCAGCAGGCCGACCGGTTCGAGGACCTCAGGAAGTACGGCGCGGACTCCCTCAAGGACCAGTTCGCCCCGGCGAAGTGGGCCGCCGCCGGCGGCAAGGGCGGCGAGGTGCTCGGCCTCGGCACCGACGTCGGCCCCGAGGCGATGTGCTACCGCACCGACCTCTTCAAGCAGGCCGGACTCCCCACCGACCGCGCGGAGCTCGCCCAGAAGTGGTCCACCTGGGACGGCTACCTGGCCCTCGGCAAGCAGTACAAGGCGAAGGCGCCCGGGAAGAGCTCCTGGATCGACAGCACCGGCAGCCTCTACTCGATCATCATCGGGCAGGAGAAGGAGCGGTACTACGACGCCTCCGGGAAGCTGATCTGGGAGCAGAACCCCGCCCTGCGCAACGCCTGGGACCACGCCGTCAAGGCGGCCCAGGACGGGCTGACCGCCAAGCTCGACCAGTGGTCCCCGCAGTGGAACCAGGCCTTCGCCGGCGGCTCCTTCGCCACCATCCCGTGCCCCGCCTGGATGCTCGGCTACATCAAGGGCCAGGCCGGTGAGGCCGGCAAGGGCAAGTGGGACGTCGCCAAGCTTCCCGGTGGCGCCGGCAACTGGGGCGGCTCGTACCTCTCGGTCCCGAAGGCCGCCAAGCACAAGAAGGAGGCGTACGAGCTGGTGAAGTGGCTCACCGCCCCCGAGCAGCAGACGAAGCTCTTCCAGAAGCAGGGCAACTTCCCCTCCGCCACGGGTGCGATCGAGAAGGTCGCCGGCGCGAAGGACCCGTTCTTCTCCGACGCCCCCATCGGACAGATCTTCGGCGACGCGGCGAAGGCGGCCCCGGTCCAGGTGCTCGGCGTGCACGACCAGAACATCACGACCCAGATCACGAACGCGCTGAGCGAGGTCGAGCGCAAGGGGACCTCTCCGGAGCAGGCCTGGTCGAACGCGAAGAAGGGCGTCGAGAACACCATCGGCTGA
- a CDS encoding glycosyl hydrolase: MPAPRTRPAAALVLVSALAALGLGPAAAPAAAATVPTGAGSYSDTRPAGTSGPTTNTGAPVTPKVTAAAQGKPVPTNDWWSSLAFQRYGDNPYSTPMYGHPLTYQAVAGGLELGYPTTPAIVGDGRQYEFAHKADLTLGLTGLNSPDTKADAWSDWTVTPYWSDGARTLRTTIGHGMPFVYAKGTGGDARITTAGAPTVFADQGNVLGITVAGHHYALFAPSGTDWTVSGSSVTAGLGGKDYFSVAVLPSTDALATYRKYAYSFVTGSTVNWSYDAGTVRATYSLTTEAKEGTERGTLQALYRHQWLNTTDPLTPYTYVSPRGTMKVRESASFTTSQKAAATLPGLPGGSGVDTARLRGYLNEVANSADPFSGAVDTYWTGKALGKLAQLVPLADQIGETALRDKLLGQIKGRLQDWFTAGGASEFSYDTAWKTLTGYPASYGSDTELNDHHFHYGYYVYAAAIVAQYDAGWAADSAWGAMVKTLVRDTANPSRTDSAFPFLRGFDVYAGHSWASGHQGFAAGNNQESSSESTNLSAALVLWGSATGNNQLRDLGTYLLTTEGEAIAQYWFDADQQVFPGAFQHDTAGMVWGSGAAYATWWTANPEEIHGINVLPVTGGSLHLGGHKDAVRRNIAEMERENPGPAVEWRDILWEFQSFADPAAAKAKWDAGNAGYTPEAGESKAHTYHWLTALDTLGAPDATVTGSIPTSAVFTKGTTRTYVAHNHGTSARTVTFSDGKSLSVPARSTASGTGTGGTDPGPDPEPSTGNTFQLRTGGTLTTATGATAGSDTVLSAQGGNHDGTPSRPVVYEARGVNGTLKAGGSTAFRLQIDAGTAVGLGQQARISYDLTGDGTFERTETYHYFATDPVTGWEEYGQSRGLKSATGTLGNLTGGTVRLEVWSAIGNGDSRVQTGTDRSVVVIPFD; this comes from the coding sequence ATGCCAGCCCCCCGCACGAGACCGGCCGCCGCGCTGGTCCTGGTCTCCGCCCTCGCCGCCCTGGGACTCGGCCCCGCCGCCGCCCCCGCGGCAGCGGCCACCGTCCCCACGGGCGCCGGAAGCTACTCCGACACCCGACCCGCCGGAACCTCCGGCCCCACCACCAACACCGGCGCACCGGTCACCCCCAAGGTCACCGCCGCCGCCCAGGGCAAGCCCGTCCCCACCAACGACTGGTGGTCCTCCCTCGCCTTCCAGCGCTACGGGGACAACCCGTACTCCACCCCCATGTACGGCCACCCGCTCACCTACCAGGCCGTCGCCGGCGGCCTCGAGCTGGGCTACCCCACCACCCCCGCCATCGTCGGCGACGGACGCCAGTACGAGTTCGCCCACAAGGCCGACCTCACCCTCGGGCTCACCGGGCTCAACTCGCCCGACACCAAGGCCGACGCCTGGTCCGACTGGACCGTCACCCCCTACTGGTCCGACGGCGCCCGCACCCTGCGCACCACCATCGGCCACGGCATGCCCTTCGTGTACGCCAAGGGCACCGGCGGCGACGCCCGGATCACCACCGCCGGCGCGCCCACCGTCTTCGCCGACCAGGGCAACGTCCTCGGCATCACCGTCGCGGGCCACCACTACGCCCTCTTCGCCCCCAGCGGCACCGACTGGACCGTCTCCGGCTCCAGCGTCACCGCCGGGCTCGGCGGCAAGGACTACTTCTCCGTCGCCGTCCTGCCCTCCACCGACGCCCTCGCCACCTACCGCAAGTACGCCTACAGCTTCGTCACCGGATCCACCGTGAACTGGAGCTACGACGCGGGCACCGTCCGCGCCACCTACTCCCTCACCACCGAGGCGAAGGAGGGCACCGAGCGCGGCACCCTCCAGGCGCTCTACCGCCACCAGTGGCTGAACACCACCGACCCGCTCACCCCCTACACCTATGTCTCGCCCCGAGGCACCATGAAGGTCCGGGAGTCGGCCTCCTTCACCACCAGCCAGAAGGCGGCCGCCACGCTGCCCGGCCTGCCCGGCGGCAGCGGCGTCGACACCGCCCGCCTGCGCGGCTACCTGAACGAGGTCGCGAACTCCGCCGATCCCTTCTCCGGGGCGGTCGACACGTACTGGACCGGCAAGGCGCTCGGCAAGCTCGCCCAACTGGTGCCGCTCGCGGACCAGATAGGCGAGACCGCGCTCCGCGACAAGCTCCTCGGCCAGATCAAGGGCCGCCTCCAGGACTGGTTCACGGCAGGCGGCGCAAGCGAGTTCTCGTACGACACCGCCTGGAAGACCCTCACCGGCTATCCGGCCTCGTACGGCAGCGACACCGAACTCAACGACCACCACTTCCACTACGGCTACTACGTGTACGCCGCCGCGATCGTCGCCCAGTACGACGCGGGCTGGGCCGCGGACTCCGCCTGGGGCGCGATGGTGAAGACCCTGGTCCGCGACACCGCCAACCCCAGCCGCACCGACAGCGCCTTCCCCTTCCTCCGCGGCTTCGACGTCTACGCCGGACACAGCTGGGCCAGCGGACACCAGGGCTTCGCCGCCGGCAACAACCAGGAGTCCTCCTCCGAGTCGACCAACCTCAGCGCCGCCCTCGTCCTCTGGGGATCGGCCACCGGCAACAACCAACTCCGCGACCTCGGCACGTACTTGCTCACCACCGAGGGCGAGGCCATCGCCCAGTACTGGTTCGACGCCGACCAGCAGGTCTTCCCCGGCGCCTTCCAGCACGACACCGCCGGCATGGTCTGGGGCAGCGGAGCCGCCTACGCCACCTGGTGGACCGCCAACCCCGAGGAGATCCACGGCATCAACGTCCTCCCGGTGACCGGCGGTTCACTCCACCTCGGCGGTCACAAGGACGCCGTCCGCCGCAACATCGCCGAGATGGAACGGGAGAACCCCGGACCCGCCGTCGAATGGCGCGACATCCTCTGGGAGTTCCAGTCCTTCGCAGATCCGGCCGCCGCGAAGGCCAAGTGGGACGCGGGCAACGCCGGTTACACGCCGGAGGCGGGCGAGTCCAAGGCCCACACCTACCACTGGCTCACCGCACTCGACACGCTCGGCGCCCCCGACGCGACGGTCACCGGGTCCATCCCCACCTCCGCCGTCTTCACCAAGGGCACCACGCGGACGTACGTCGCCCACAACCACGGCACCAGCGCCCGTACCGTCACCTTCTCCGACGGCAAGTCGCTCTCCGTACCCGCACGTTCCACCGCCAGCGGCACGGGGACGGGCGGCACCGACCCCGGCCCGGACCCGGAGCCGTCCACCGGCAACACCTTCCAGCTCCGCACGGGCGGCACGCTCACCACGGCCACCGGCGCCACGGCGGGCAGCGACACCGTCCTCTCCGCGCAGGGCGGCAACCACGACGGCACCCCCAGCCGGCCGGTCGTCTACGAGGCCCGGGGGGTCAACGGCACGCTGAAGGCCGGCGGTTCCACCGCCTTCCGCCTCCAGATCGACGCGGGCACCGCCGTCGGGCTGGGCCAGCAGGCCCGGATCAGCTACGACCTCACCGGTGACGGCACCTTCGAGCGGACGGAGACGTACCACTACTTCGCCACCGACCCGGTCACCGGCTGGGAGGAGTACGGCCAGTCCCGCGGCCTCAAGTCCGCCACCGGGACGCTCGGCAACCTGACGGGCGGCACGGTGCGCCTGGAGGTCTGGAGCGCGATCGGCAACGGCGACTCGCGCGTCCAGACGGGCACGGACCGGTCGGTGGTGGTCATCCCCTTCGACTGA
- a CDS encoding carbohydrate ABC transporter permease, with protein MTLTAPETPAPPKPVPPPARRGSARRAWQSFSPYAYLAPFFTLFVAFGLFPLLYTAFVSLYRVELQTPGDMEWRGLGNYTALFGDSYFWLSLRNTFTIGVLSTVPQLVMALGLAHLLNYKMRGRTFLRTAVLLPYATSVAAATLVFAQLFGRDFGLINYALGLVGIDPVDWQNGTVASQIAVSTVVVWRWTGYNALIYLAGMQSIPHELYEAAAMDGASRWRQFFHVTLPGLRPTILFTVIVSTIGATQLFGEPLLLEGSVSGGISHQYQTLGLYMYEQGWGFFHLGRAAAIAWVMFLLIVVLVGANALIARRRSRKEAGR; from the coding sequence GTGACCCTCACCGCACCCGAGACGCCGGCCCCGCCGAAGCCGGTCCCGCCGCCCGCGCGGCGGGGGTCCGCCCGGCGGGCCTGGCAGTCGTTCTCCCCGTACGCCTACCTCGCCCCGTTCTTCACCCTGTTCGTCGCCTTCGGGCTCTTCCCGCTGCTCTACACGGCCTTCGTCTCGCTCTACCGGGTGGAGCTCCAGACGCCCGGTGACATGGAGTGGCGTGGCCTCGGCAACTACACCGCGCTCTTCGGCGACTCGTACTTCTGGCTCTCGCTGCGGAACACGTTCACCATCGGTGTGCTCTCCACCGTGCCGCAGCTCGTCATGGCCCTCGGGCTCGCGCATCTGCTGAACTACAAGATGCGCGGCCGCACCTTCCTGCGGACCGCGGTCCTCCTTCCGTACGCGACGTCGGTGGCCGCCGCCACCCTCGTCTTCGCCCAGCTCTTCGGGCGTGACTTCGGCCTGATCAACTACGCGCTCGGTCTGGTCGGCATCGACCCCGTCGACTGGCAGAACGGCACGGTCGCCTCACAGATCGCCGTGTCGACCGTCGTCGTCTGGCGCTGGACCGGCTACAACGCGCTGATCTACCTGGCCGGCATGCAGTCGATCCCCCATGAGCTGTACGAGGCCGCCGCGATGGACGGGGCCTCGCGGTGGCGGCAGTTCTTCCACGTCACGCTGCCGGGGCTGCGGCCCACGATCCTGTTCACCGTCATCGTCTCGACGATCGGCGCGACGCAGCTGTTCGGCGAGCCGCTGCTGCTCGAAGGATCCGTCTCGGGCGGCATCTCGCACCAGTACCAGACGCTCGGCCTGTACATGTACGAGCAGGGCTGGGGCTTCTTCCACCTGGGCCGGGCCGCCGCCATCGCCTGGGTGATGTTCCTGCTCATCGTGGTGCTCGTCGGGGCCAACGCCCTGATCGCGCGCCGCCGTTCCCGCAAGGAGGCCGGCCGATGA
- a CDS encoding LacI family DNA-binding transcriptional regulator produces the protein MPEQTTGPRPTLEAVAARAGVSRATASRVVNGGAGVRPPLVEKVRRAVDELGYVPNHAARTLVTRRNGAVAVIIAEPEFRIFSDPFFEQQVRGISRELTAHDAQLVLLWVEGPGDHDRIARYLGGGHVDGALAFSLHNDDALPAVIDRTRIPVVYGGRPAPGTSPTVPFVDCDNRGGAREAVRHLVDLGRRNIAHISGPDDQTSAIDRLHGYRDVLIDADPALLSRGDFTEESGARAMAELLDRRPDVDAVFVANDLMASGALLTLRERGVRVPEDVAVVGFDDMASVVRRTSPSLTTVRQDIEDMGRLMVKLLMRLLDGTGSVNPASVITPTALVLRDSA, from the coding sequence TTGCCCGAGCAGACCACGGGGCCACGCCCCACGCTGGAAGCCGTCGCCGCTCGCGCCGGCGTGTCCCGCGCCACGGCCTCGCGGGTCGTCAACGGGGGCGCGGGCGTACGGCCTCCGCTGGTCGAGAAGGTCCGCCGGGCGGTCGACGAACTCGGTTACGTGCCCAATCACGCGGCCCGCACCCTGGTCACCCGGCGCAACGGCGCCGTGGCGGTGATCATCGCGGAGCCCGAGTTCAGGATCTTCTCGGACCCGTTCTTCGAGCAGCAGGTACGGGGCATCAGCCGGGAACTGACCGCGCACGACGCCCAGCTGGTGCTGCTGTGGGTGGAGGGTCCGGGGGACCACGACAGGATCGCCCGCTATCTCGGGGGCGGGCACGTCGACGGCGCCCTGGCGTTCTCGCTGCACAACGACGACGCCCTGCCCGCCGTCATCGACCGGACGCGGATCCCGGTGGTCTACGGCGGTCGGCCGGCTCCCGGTACGAGTCCGACCGTTCCGTTCGTCGACTGCGACAACCGCGGGGGCGCCCGCGAGGCGGTGCGGCATCTGGTGGATCTCGGCCGCCGGAACATCGCCCACATCTCCGGGCCCGACGACCAGACGTCGGCCATCGACCGGCTCCACGGCTATCGCGACGTCCTGATCGACGCCGACCCCGCCCTGCTGTCCCGGGGGGACTTCACCGAGGAGAGCGGCGCCCGCGCGATGGCGGAGCTGCTCGACCGGCGGCCCGACGTCGACGCCGTGTTCGTCGCCAACGACCTGATGGCGTCGGGTGCGTTGCTGACGCTGCGCGAGCGCGGTGTGCGGGTGCCGGAGGACGTGGCGGTCGTCGGTTTCGACGACATGGCCTCGGTGGTGCGCAGGACGTCCCCGTCCCTGACCACCGTGCGCCAGGACATCGAGGACATGGGCCGGCTGATGGTGAAGCTGCTGATGCGGCTGCTCGACGGGACCGGCTCCGTGAACCCGGCGTCCGTGATCACGCCGACGGCGCTCGTCCTCCGCGACTCGGCCTGA
- a CDS encoding carbohydrate ABC transporter permease, translating into MTAPGPTVTRDPARTGGTPGPTVSRGPSRAGRTLHAGPLAYGILVVAVLFSAFPFYWTIVAASRSNADLAKVPPTLLPGPNLIRNFEAVLEEADIGKALLNSLIVSGSITLGTVLCCTLAGFAFAKLRFRGRGALLAITVGTMMIPPQLGVIPLFMLIAELGWVNQLQAVILPGLVSAFGVFFMRQYLMQSLPDELIEAARVDGASTARIFWSIVVPIARPGMAVLGLLTFMAAWNDFFWPVVALTSSEPTVQVALRQLGGGYVHDQSVIMAGTLLGTLPVLLVFGLLGRQIVGGIMQGAVKG; encoded by the coding sequence ATGACCGCGCCCGGTCCCACCGTGACGCGAGACCCCGCCCGGACCGGCGGCACGCCCGGTCCCACGGTGTCACGAGGCCCCTCCCGGGCCGGCCGCACCCTGCACGCGGGCCCGCTCGCGTACGGGATCCTCGTCGTCGCCGTCCTGTTCTCCGCGTTCCCCTTCTACTGGACGATCGTCGCGGCGAGCCGCTCCAACGCCGACCTGGCGAAGGTGCCGCCGACGCTGCTGCCGGGCCCGAACCTGATCCGCAACTTCGAGGCGGTCCTCGAAGAGGCGGACATCGGAAAGGCCCTGCTCAACTCCCTCATCGTGTCCGGCTCGATCACCCTCGGCACCGTGCTGTGCTGCACGCTCGCCGGTTTCGCCTTCGCCAAGCTCCGCTTCCGGGGCCGCGGCGCGCTCCTGGCGATCACCGTCGGCACCATGATGATCCCGCCGCAGCTGGGAGTGATCCCGCTGTTCATGCTGATCGCCGAGCTGGGCTGGGTGAACCAGCTCCAGGCGGTGATCCTGCCGGGCCTGGTGTCCGCGTTCGGTGTGTTCTTCATGCGCCAGTACCTGATGCAGTCGCTGCCTGACGAGCTGATCGAGGCGGCGCGGGTGGACGGCGCGTCCACCGCCCGGATCTTCTGGTCGATCGTGGTGCCGATCGCCCGGCCCGGCATGGCGGTCCTGGGGCTGCTGACCTTCATGGCCGCCTGGAACGACTTCTTCTGGCCGGTCGTCGCCCTCACCTCCTCCGAGCCCACGGTCCAGGTCGCCCTGCGCCAGCTCGGCGGCGGATACGTCCACGACCAGTCCGTGATCATGGCGGGCACGCTGCTCGGCACCCTGCCGGTGCTCCTGGTCTTCGGCCTGCTGGGCCGGCAGATCGTCGGCGGCATCATGCAGGGCGCGGTCAAGGGCTGA
- a CDS encoding Fic family protein codes for MRREADWRSAPALHRVTPDRDGFRSWCEGPVRRRDPARAERLLAAYAVARADAARRAPLDFALLAGWQREVLAVPEAPFRVGDAYAKAGRERYGLTPRTRADFASCLREATDPALPPAARAARAYLDVAFFHPFADGNARAALLTLVHVLAREEIVLPEVGPLQTTRYADDPAGAADLATLIGVLHHRRRRGVPR; via the coding sequence GTGCGCCGTGAGGCCGACTGGCGGAGCGCACCGGCCCTTCACCGCGTCACGCCCGACCGCGACGGGTTCCGGTCCTGGTGCGAGGGACCGGTGCGCCGACGCGACCCGGCGCGCGCCGAGCGACTGCTCGCCGCGTACGCCGTGGCCCGAGCGGACGCCGCACGCCGCGCCCCGCTGGACTTCGCTCTGCTGGCGGGCTGGCAGCGCGAGGTCCTCGCCGTGCCCGAGGCACCCTTCCGCGTGGGCGACGCCTACGCGAAGGCCGGCCGTGAGCGCTACGGCCTGACGCCCCGAACCCGCGCGGACTTCGCCTCCTGCCTGCGCGAGGCGACCGACCCGGCCCTCCCGCCGGCGGCCCGCGCGGCCCGCGCCTACCTCGACGTGGCGTTCTTCCACCCCTTCGCCGACGGCAACGCCCGCGCCGCGCTGCTGACCCTGGTCCATGTACTGGCCCGGGAGGAGATCGTCCTCCCCGAGGTCGGCCCCCTCCAGACGACCCGCTACGCGGACGACCCGGCGGGCGCGGCCGACCTCGCTACCCTCATCGGCGTGCTCCACCACCGCCGGCGCCGAGGCGTTCCGCGGTGA
- a CDS encoding branched-chain amino acid aminotransferase, which translates to MSLRFTLQPNPTPTSAERRAEILTDPGFGQYFTDHMARAVWTSDRGWNDAVVVPFAPIPMHPGAAVLHYAQEIFEGMKAYRHADGSVWTFRPEANGERFARSARRLALPELPLPAFLESVTALVRADEAWVPTGEEQSLYLRPFMFASEAFFGVRPAAEVTYMVIASPVGPYFSGGVKPVSIWLSTEYTRAGRGGTGAAKCGGNYAASLAPMLEAGEHGCDQVCFLDGTEGRYVEELGGMNLFFVTDDGRLVTPGLGTILEGVTRASILALAKEMGLDIEERAVEITEWQEGARTGAIREVFACGTGAAVTPVGRLVWSDGEVVAPDTGAEDSVTLRLRRRLVDIQFGRAEDPHGWMRRLV; encoded by the coding sequence ATGAGTCTGCGGTTCACGCTTCAGCCCAACCCCACTCCCACGAGTGCCGAGCGACGCGCCGAGATCCTCACCGACCCCGGGTTCGGGCAGTACTTCACCGACCACATGGCCCGCGCGGTGTGGACCTCGGACCGCGGGTGGAACGACGCGGTGGTGGTTCCGTTCGCGCCGATCCCCATGCACCCGGGGGCCGCGGTCCTGCACTACGCGCAGGAGATCTTCGAGGGGATGAAGGCCTACCGGCACGCGGACGGATCGGTCTGGACGTTCCGCCCGGAGGCCAACGGCGAGCGGTTCGCCCGTTCCGCGCGGCGCCTGGCCCTGCCCGAACTCCCGCTGCCGGCCTTCCTCGAATCCGTCACGGCGCTCGTCCGCGCCGACGAGGCGTGGGTGCCGACCGGCGAGGAACAGAGCCTCTACCTGCGCCCGTTCATGTTCGCCTCGGAGGCCTTCTTCGGTGTGCGTCCCGCCGCGGAGGTCACGTACATGGTGATCGCCTCGCCCGTCGGCCCGTACTTCTCCGGCGGCGTCAAGCCGGTCTCGATCTGGCTCTCCACCGAGTACACCCGCGCCGGACGCGGCGGCACCGGGGCCGCCAAGTGCGGCGGCAACTACGCGGCGAGCCTCGCGCCGATGCTGGAGGCCGGTGAGCACGGCTGCGACCAGGTCTGCTTCCTCGACGGCACCGAGGGCCGGTACGTCGAGGAGCTCGGCGGCATGAACCTGTTCTTCGTCACCGACGACGGCCGCCTCGTCACGCCGGGGCTCGGCACCATCCTCGAAGGCGTGACCCGCGCGTCGATCCTCGCCCTCGCCAAGGAGATGGGCCTCGACATCGAGGAACGGGCCGTCGAGATCACCGAATGGCAGGAGGGCGCGCGGACCGGCGCGATCCGCGAGGTCTTCGCCTGCGGCACCGGTGCGGCGGTGACCCCGGTAGGGCGTCTCGTCTGGTCCGACGGCGAGGTCGTCGCGCCGGACACGGGCGCCGAGGACTCGGTGACGCTGCGCCTGCGCCGTCGACTGGTGGACATCCAGTTCGGCCGGGCGGAAGACCCCCACGGGTGGATGCGGCGCCTCGTCTGA
- a CDS encoding GH1 family beta-glucosidase: protein MTALDARTDTTTALRFPEGFRWGTATAAYQIEGAAGEDGRTPSIWDTFSRTPGKVRNGDTGDIAADHYHRVDEDVELMRRLGVTDYRFSVAWPRVQPTGRGPAVRKGLDFYRRLVDRLIDAGIRPVATLYHWDLPQELEDAGGWPQRDTAHRFAEYAAIMADALGDRVATWTTLNEPWCAAFLGYGNGVHAPGRTSALASLRAAHHLNLAHGLAARTLRGALPGSAEVSLTLNLHAVRPCSQSPEDLDAARRIDAVGNRIFLDPVFHGRLPEDLVRDTASVTDWSFVRDGDLAAAAAPIDSLGINYYSPSVVGAGSSESPSPWAGAERHVRFEPAPGPRTAMDWPVDADGLHELLIRLRDELPDVPLVITENGAAYDDYADPSGNVKDPERVTYLHQHLAAVHRALVDGADVRGYFLWSLLDNFEWAYGYSKRFGIVHVDFATQRRTLKDSARWYAGVIARGGLAEA, encoded by the coding sequence ATGACCGCGCTCGACGCACGTACCGACACGACGACCGCCCTCCGCTTCCCCGAGGGCTTCCGCTGGGGCACCGCCACGGCCGCCTACCAGATCGAGGGGGCGGCGGGGGAGGACGGCCGCACCCCCTCCATCTGGGACACGTTCAGCCGTACGCCCGGCAAGGTGCGCAACGGCGACACCGGTGACATCGCCGCCGACCACTACCACCGGGTCGACGAGGACGTCGAGCTGATGCGGCGGCTCGGCGTCACCGACTACCGCTTCTCCGTCGCCTGGCCCCGGGTGCAGCCCACCGGGCGCGGCCCCGCCGTCCGCAAGGGTCTGGACTTCTACCGGCGGCTCGTCGACCGCCTCATCGACGCCGGCATCCGGCCGGTGGCGACGCTCTACCACTGGGACCTGCCGCAGGAGCTGGAGGACGCCGGCGGCTGGCCGCAGCGGGACACCGCGCACCGGTTCGCCGAGTACGCGGCCATCATGGCGGACGCCCTCGGCGACCGGGTGGCGACCTGGACCACGCTCAACGAGCCCTGGTGCGCGGCCTTCCTCGGCTACGGCAACGGCGTGCACGCCCCGGGCCGCACCAGCGCGCTCGCCTCGCTGCGGGCCGCCCACCACCTGAACCTGGCGCACGGGCTCGCGGCGCGCACTCTGCGCGGGGCCCTGCCCGGCTCGGCCGAGGTGTCGCTGACCCTCAACCTCCACGCGGTACGGCCCTGTTCGCAGTCTCCGGAGGATCTGGACGCGGCGCGCCGGATCGACGCGGTCGGCAACCGGATCTTCCTGGACCCGGTCTTCCACGGCCGGCTCCCGGAGGACCTGGTCCGCGACACGGCGTCGGTCACGGACTGGTCCTTCGTGCGGGACGGCGACCTGGCGGCGGCGGCCGCGCCGATCGACTCGCTCGGCATCAACTACTACTCCCCCTCGGTCGTCGGGGCGGGCAGCTCGGAGTCGCCCTCGCCGTGGGCGGGCGCGGAGCGGCACGTCCGGTTCGAGCCGGCGCCGGGGCCGCGTACGGCGATGGACTGGCCGGTCGACGCGGACGGGCTGCACGAGCTCCTGATCCGGCTGCGGGACGAACTGCCGGACGTACCGCTGGTGATCACGGAGAACGGTGCGGCGTACGACGACTACGCCGACCCCTCCGGCAACGTGAAGGACCCCGAGCGGGTGACGTACCTCCACCAGCACCTGGCGGCCGTGCACCGCGCGCTCGTCGACGGCGCGGACGTCCGGGGGTACTTCCTGTGGTCGCTCCTGGACAACTTCGAGTGGGCGTACGGCTACAGCAAGCGGTTCGGCATCGTGCACGTGGACTTCGCGACGCAGCGGCGGACCCTGAAGGACAGCGCCCGCTGGTACGCGGGGGTCATCGCGCGCGGGGGCCTGGCGGAGGCCTGA